A single window of Providencia alcalifaciens DNA harbors:
- the rpe gene encoding ribulose-phosphate 3-epimerase — MKDFLIAPSILSADFARLGEDTAKVLAAGADIVHFDVMDNHYVPNLTFGAPICKALRNYGITAPIDVHLMVKPVDRIIPDFAKAGATHISFHPEASEHIDRTLQLIKENGCTAGLVFNPATPLSYLDYVMDKVDMILLMSVNPGFGGQSFIPQTLNKLRQVRKMIDESGYDIRLEVDGGVKVNNIAEIAAAGADTFVAGSAIFDRPDYKKVIDEMRQELKKVSQ, encoded by the coding sequence ATGAAAGATTTTCTCATTGCCCCATCTATTTTATCTGCTGACTTTGCACGTTTAGGCGAAGATACCGCCAAAGTTCTTGCTGCGGGTGCAGACATTGTCCATTTCGATGTGATGGACAACCACTATGTACCGAACCTCACGTTCGGGGCACCAATCTGTAAAGCCCTGCGCAATTACGGTATCACCGCCCCGATTGATGTTCACTTAATGGTTAAACCGGTCGATCGCATTATCCCGGATTTCGCTAAAGCGGGTGCGACCCACATAAGCTTCCACCCAGAAGCCAGCGAACATATCGATAGAACCTTACAACTCATCAAAGAGAATGGTTGTACCGCAGGCCTGGTATTTAACCCAGCGACCCCGCTTAGCTATTTAGATTATGTGATGGATAAAGTCGATATGATCCTGCTGATGTCGGTTAACCCAGGATTCGGCGGTCAATCGTTTATCCCACAAACCCTGAACAAATTGCGCCAAGTTCGTAAAATGATTGACGAAAGTGGTTATGATATTCGTTTAGAGGTCGATGGTGGCGTGAAGGTCAATAACATTGCAGAAATTGCTGCAGCAGGTGCAGACACCTTCGTTGCTGGCTCCGCGATTTTTGATAGGCCTGATTACAAAAAAGTCATCGATGAAATGCGCCAAGAATTGAAAAAGGTATCTCAATGA